A window from Dromaius novaehollandiae isolate bDroNov1 chromosome 1, bDroNov1.hap1, whole genome shotgun sequence encodes these proteins:
- the PMM1 gene encoding phosphomannomutase 1, with amino-acid sequence MAAAAGGRVLCLFDVDGTLTPARQKIEPEVDQFLQELRERVKIGVVGGSDYSKIAEQLGEGNEVINKFDYVFAENGTVQYKNGQLVSKQAIQDHLGEELLQDLINFCLNYMALLKLPKKRGTFIEFRNGMLNISPIGRSCTPEERIEFSELDKKERIREKFVAALQREFAGKGLRFSRGGMISFDVFPEGWDKRYCLNVLDDERFDAIHFFGNETTPGGNDYEIYDDPRTVGHSVQSPQDTVQRCREIFFPERANEC; translated from the exons atggctgcggcggcggggggccgggtgCTCTGCCTCTTCGACGTGGACGGGACCCTCACGCCGGCGCGGCAG aaAATTGAACCAGAAGTGGACCAGTTCCTGCAGGAGCTGCGCGAGAGAGTCAAGATCGGGGTGGTGGGAGGCTCCGACTACTCCAAGATAGCTGAGCAGCTGGGCGAGGGCAACGAAG TCATCAATAAATTTGACTACGTCTTTGCCGAGAATGGTACTGTGCAATACAAGAACGGGCAGCTGGTCTCCAAGCAG GCCATTCAGGACCACCTGGGAGAAGAGTTGCTGCAGGATCTAATCAACTTCTGTCTCAACTACATGGCTTTGCTGAAGCTGCCCAAGAAACG AGGGACCTTCATTGAGTTTCGCAATGGGATGCTGAACATCTCCCCCATCGGACGGAGCTGCACACCAGAGGAGCGAATCGAGTTCTCCGAGTTGGACAAG AAAGAGCGGATCCGGGAGAAGTTTGTGGCAGCCTTGCAGAGGGAGTTTGCTGGCAAAGGCCTGCGTTTCTCTCGAG GTGGCATGATCAGCTTTGACGTCTTCCCGGAGGGCTGGGACAAGCGCTACTGCCTCAACGTGCTTGACGACGAGCGATTTGATGCCATCCACTTCTTTGGGAATGAGACGACCCCT GGAGGGAACGATTATGAAATCTATGATGATCCCCGAACGGTGGGACATAGTGTCCAGTCCCCCCAGGACACCGTCCAGCGATGCCGCGAAATCTTCTTTCCAGAGAGAGCTAATGAGTGCTGA